The Arabidopsis thaliana chromosome 5, partial sequence genomic interval TGGTCAGTCGGCTATGAACATGCCAATTGACAGGGTAAATGTTTCCTTAGATTTTGaacatgtatttttaaaaatctgaATCCCAATGAATATTCTTTTGGCTTCTCCATGGTAGGGACATGTCTCACAAAACGACTTGAATTGCACAAATGAGGCTTTTAATGGCATGGGTTCAGAAAACTCACCTAGTACATCTGCTTCAGCTGACAGAAATGTTGATAGGTGTAATCAAGTGAAGAGCGCTTCGTCAAGGTACTTGTTCTTTAATATGTGTGCTTAAACTATTCTCTCTTTGAATGCGTTTGTGAAGTTATTTAGCTAGTGTGGCCTtttatagatttgtttttcaagtAACTGACAGAGTTACCAAACTATGTAACTATTAAACTATATGTTCTCATCACTTTTCATCGATATGTAATTCTGACTGTGGTCGTTACGTAGCTCATATTCCCTAATTGGTTGCATTCGTGCTCTCCAATAGCCTTTCTGAATCTTTTTCCTGTGCAGACAAACTATGCTTGAGCTTCTTCACAAGGTGGACCAGTCACCAGATAATTCCTCGGAAACAAATGTTTCTGGGATTCCTGAAGCAAATGCCTCTGCTGAATATGGTGGTCAATTTCGGCATAATCAGTCATCTGCTTCTCAGGGGTTTAATCTACAGTTGGCACCTCCATCCCAGCTAGCTCCCTCACCTGATAACGTGCAGTTTTCTCGGAATTCTTTGCAGCCATTGAATTCATTTCATACTGGCCCTGAAAAAGGAGGAACAAGTCAGTCTAGGTTTGCTCCATGGGCATCTAATCAATCTTATCAGCAATCCACTCATCAAGGACCATTTCCTGGAATCTTAGGAGGATCCAACATGACCTCTGGTTTCCCTTATTCCAGAGGGTATCACCAAAATCAACAGATGGCTGTTGCTACCCGACAATCAGCTGCTAACAATTCAGTCGATTCATCTTCTGAGTTGTCTACCCCTCaagtgaaagaaagagatgaaagtAGTGACTTTGATCAACGTATGCTGTCTGCTTCTCAGCCTCTGGTGGCATCCAGCTCGCCTCAGCAGAGTTCCTCTTCTGGTATGATGTCTGACTCACCATCCGGTATTTCAGCTCCGCAACATCAGTTTTGGAACCAGCCATCTAAGCCTCAGCCAGTTATTTTACGCCCGCATCCATTGCCCAGCAACAACATGGCAGCTAGCTTCTCAAGGCAGGAGAAGACAAACCAATTGTCCTCCCAAAATGGTGACATGTCATTAAGTGGGAGGGACATGGTGAATATGCATGGGTTACAGAGTAAAGATATGGGTGCAAAACGAACATCTAATGTTGCTTCAATGTTCTCCAAAATGGTGCAGAGCAATCATCAATCCTTTGATCGCTCTCTTCCTTCAAACAACGTTCCAAAGGATAGCTTACATCACGAGGAACAAATGGTTGGAAGTGGGGAGGGCGATACATCCAAGGTGACTGTTGAAAATGGTGATTTTGATCCTCAAGAGGTAGCTCACAAAGGGGAACAACAATCACCTTCAAGATCTGATGGTTTAGTTAGAGGTGGGTTAAATAACAAGGAGTCAGCGAATCACTTGCCGCATTTAGGCCATACTGTTTCTCAGAGTTTCTCCTCTAAAAATCATGCAGCCTCGGTTAGAGCAGATCATCAACAAATTAGTCCTCAGATGGCTCCATCCTGGTATAGTCAATATGGAACTTTCAAGAATGGACTGGTGCAGCCCATGAATGATACAGGGAGATTTACCCCCTTGAAAATAGGAGAACAATCGTCTAATGTTGAGAGTTCGGTTGATGGTACACATACTGTTCAATCATGCAAGCAGTGTCTTATGGAGCAAATGTCGGGCTCCGCACCAGGAGTTGAGACTCCCTCATCCGATTCATTGCTTCATGGTGCTACTGACAAGCTTCTGAAGGTTGATAAACCGAAGAAGCGCAAAACTGCCACATCAGAACTTCAATCTTGGAATAAAGAAGTCATGCAGGATTCCCAAAGGCTCAAGACGCTCAGGTGTGTGGCTTATGCACACTAATATTcctaaaacaaatttcatatcCGTTACCGTattaaactttatatttttacagCGAGGCCGAGATTAACTGGGCCAGGGAAACTAATCGATTTGCTGAAAAAGTGAGTATCCTCAGTACATGTTTTCTCTATGCTCTTTGTACAATGTTGTTGAATACGCTGATGGCTTATGTTCTCACAGGTGGAATTTGAGACTTTACTTGAGGATAGCCCACCAATTAGATCAAAGAGAAGGCTTATACATACAACACAACTCATGCAACAACTATTTAGCCCACCTCCGGCTAGGGTGATATCTTTGGTTGCTAGCTCAAATTATGATGTTGTTGCATATACTGCTGGAAGAGCTGCACTAGGAGATGCATGTAGCTCCAGTAGTACCGACAGGAGTGAGGGCTTTTCGCCCCCAAACAACTCAAACCCGTAAGGATACTTTCTGTTTATCTAAGTGTTGGAGCTTTTCTAGAGTTTGTGGTTCTCTATTGACATGAAGCGACCCACTCTTGTGTAGGTTGTCTGAGAGAacggaaaatgaaaaaatcagTGACCAGTACATCTCCAAAGCTGCTGAAGATTTCATTAGTAGAACACGGAAACTGGAGACTGACTTTGCAGGGTAAAAACCTAGCTCTCTATTATAATCGATTCCAGTTTGAATGGCTACTCATTTGGGCTGGTTGATCTCATGAACATCTCTGGTCATTCTTGCAGGCTAGAAAATGGAACTACAATTCCAGACTTGAGAGTCGAAGTCCAGGATCTAGAGAAGTTTGCAGTGATCAATCGTTTTGCGAAGTTCCACCCGCCATCTTCATCTATGAACCGGACCGTGAATTCACTTAAGTTAAACCTACAAAGATATGTTACCATAGCTCCAATGCCTCAGAATATTCCAGACAGGGTACaatgtctctctctctaactATTCATGGATCCATATAATTCACTTTTTGGCCAATCTTCCCCATTCTTTGCTTTCATATCTATTTCCCCaaatctttctatttttgggTGGGTATGAGTTAGTTGGTCGGAATCCTGAGTATAGTAAAGGCCTCCGTTGTCAAAAAGCGGGAGATCCTCTACTAAATATGTAGCATTACTGTATGCATCATCAGAAACATTGTAAGTTAAATCCATTTGTATACTTTAGTAAAGAAATATCGCTCAGTACAGTGCCCCAGTAAGAAATCCAGTAAACAAGCTAAAATATAGCAGTAAGTggcaatttttgtttacacaGCTACGGTTCTAaccacctctctctctctcaagtcCTTGAGTACTTTTGTAGAATCAGTTGTGCTTTGTATAAAAGTCACTGAAACTTAACCAGAAGCTGAACTTGTGAACACCTTTCGAGATTTAGAAGGTGACTCTAATTTCTTCCCCAACCAAAGCTAATATCTCATCCACCCTGTAACAAATACGCAACACCAGGTTAATCAGAATACACTTTGTTCCCAGAATTCGGGAATGACGATGGTGAAAATATTTTACCTATGAGTGTCGATGTTTACTTCTGCAAGCCAAGTTGTCAAGTAAATCTGTGGAACGAGAAGAATTGAAGTTTTACGATATAATGCTAACAGACAATTTTACTTGTGCGGAATCAAAATCCACATACCTGCAAAATTTCTGCGGTTGGCTGGTTGGTATGTGATATAGAAGAACTACCGATATTATAATCTTTCACTCTGGGGAGAACTGGCTTAGCTACTTCCATAGAATATAAAGAACATTTGGTGAGATGATCAAATTCTCCATGGTAAAGCTCATCTGACCAACTGTTGTTGATGGGTTGAGGAACTTCAGTGCTTAAAGAGATCAGTTCCATTATGAGCAATCTCTGTTAATTTCCCCGAAAAAAAAGATCAGAAGCTGATCTAGAGTTTAAGATACATGCAGGAGTTAGGAGTAGACAATACCTTTAGCATTACTTCGCGTTTGAACATCTCCACAAGCTCCTCAGCCATCTTCTCTGGGATCATTTCAACATGGCAAGTACCAAACTTTAGAGACAACATGGTAAGTAGTTAATAACTATTGAACATTGGTTTTATGGGTCTCTTACCAAATGCAGAGACAttccaaaaattaaacacaGGAATGCCACCGCAATCTCCAGCATCATTTGAATCTTCCTTAGTGCCAGAGAACTGTATAAGTGACCCGGTACTCAGCTTCGTGTAACATCTCAGAGATCTGCTTGCATTTACCatctcaacaacaacagctaCCTGCATTTTTCTACAGTTTTGTTTATAGATTCCAAATTACACCAGaataaaatttctcaaattcaCAAGATTTTAGCATTGTCACACTTACCATTTCCTTGTACGAAGATAAAAGCTTGATTCGATAGGAACTCTGAACATAATAAGACTTAATATGAGaattaaaaacagagagaatgaatagaagacaaaaaatagatttgaaatGCAAATTTTCACCTGTTGCGTAAACAGCTTCTTCAAAGCTTTCTTGTCGATATCAAACATGTCACTCAACACACCAAGCTCCATCATTGGCATATACCTATTGCCATGGAAACACAAAAGCAGTAAGAATCACCAGGGACATCAAAGTGAAACAGAGTAAGTTGCaaatacaaattaagaaaattccACACTTTTGTGACAGATACGAATTGACTAGCAAAGTAGCGTGAGATCTTCCCGCAGAACAAGCGACGATCCACTGTTGCCGACAATTCGACAGGTTAGACCACTGGTTCCTAAGATTCCGCTGAGCAGCTGGTCTCCATAGCCTCATCGATGACGAAAAACTCCCcggagatggagatgaagaagccaGCGATCGCGAAGAAGACGCCGGAGATGGAGAAGCAGGCGGCGGAAACTGCGAGATGCTCATCGAATACAAAACGAGTTTTTTGAGCTTGAGTCACACTCCTAAACTCTGTTACGTCGCCGGGAATTGAACGGCCGGCGAtagtttgttttctatttccaCCCAGCTTAGGGCTTTATGAAGAAATACGAAAAGGTTACAATTGTAATTTTCATAAACTTCTGAACttgtttaaattaattttaattgtaaTTAGCAATTATGTCTATATAATAGATCAATAGAATCTCTAAGAAGAATTACAGTAGATCAGATATATATTTACCAATCGGAGCTTCAGAGAGATccaaagagagagattgaggaTGTCTCACAGTCACGGGAACGCTTCGTCGGTGAACGATCCACGGCAGCCTTCGGCGGCAAAGCCTTACATTCCACGGCCTGTAGCGCCGGAGGATCTTCCCGTTGACTACTCCGGATTCATCGCCGTTATCCTCGGCGTCTCCGGCGTTATGTTCAGggtaaattttcatttctccTCTTCTGATCGTTGCTCTGTTAGAAATCAATTCAGTCGTAGAAACTAGTACTCCGGTTGGTGACTTAGATCGTCGGATTTTATAAGTTGAACTCACCGATTTAGCAACATCAATCTCTAGCTAGTTCGTGATGTTTTGAGACTGGATCTTTCCAATACTCGCTAGTGATTTTGAATGTTGAATTGATTTAAAGCTTACTTCCCCAAATAGGCAGATTCATGACTGTGTGATTGCATCATATTATAAGACTAGAGAAAATGTTAGATCTTGTTGAAATTTGAGCTCGAGAGATTGAGATAGTCAGTGTGAAAGTGGATTAAAAGATCATCATATGTGGAGTGAGAAATTCATCCTCTTTATTTATGTGGCTTGTGTATCTCTCAGTACAAGATATGCTCGTGGCTTGCAATTATATTCTGTGCACAATCTCTGGCCAACATGAGGAACTTGGAAAATGATTTAAAGCAGATCTCCATGGCTATGATGTATGTTCCTTTTCActcattctttcttcttatttttaagTTAAGAGTGCCAAAAGCATTGAATAGTGAAATGAACCTCTCTATTCCTGTTAAAATCCAACATGGATCAGATTTAAGCTGATTGTTTCTACTCAATAAATTGTTGACTCTGAATCTGGTTTTCTTGTATTAAAAACAGGTTTGCTATAATGGGATTGGTTACAAACTACTTAGGGCCTAACAGACCCGCGACAAAGAAATAATCCTCATGTCTTAAGAGTAGTATgcttttttttgataaacctTGTATGGCTCTTGTTTCCGCACCAGAGATTGCTAGTGGtttgtctttgtgttttcGACTCTCTAATCCTTGAGTAGCAAACTAGAACCTTGAGCTCTTGCTCATTTGTGGAGTTCAAAGACTTTTCAGTCCAGATgcaaaaaatgtgaaatccgactttttctcttttgatctcCCTGATTTTTGGACCCTGCTTCTTACAACACTGTTACGCGGACTAACATCAAAAACACTCctcaaaccaaacaaactcCTCAATCATTGTCACTAGTTCGAATGTCTctagtttcttgtttcaatcttttatatgaaactaatcaagaacaagagatTTCATGTTGGCTTATGTTTTTAACTTccttatcaaatatttaaatcttctTTGCGGAATAATACATATGGAATAATGATGTCGACTTGGCTTCCGGAGGTAAAATATTGACACTCATTAAATTAGAGACCTTGTAATACTCTGAAGCAAAGGAAGTTAAGTTTCAATGACTGATTCTAAACAGCACTCAACGACTTGATAGAGAGAGTTCTTCAGAATCTTCGCtgagtaaaaacaaaattagattcaCTGGAGTTGTTACCTTGTGGAATTTCTGTTATGGGGCAAATTCTTTACTAAGTATACAAATGGATTTGACATCCAATATTCGTGATTAAGCATACAGTAATGCTACATGTCTACTACGAAATCTCCGGCCTTCTGACGATGGAGGCCTTCACTGTTCTCAGAAGTCCGACCAACTAACTCTTACCCACCcataaacacaaacattttCGGGAGGATTGGccaaaaagttaattatatgGATCTATCAATAGTTAGAAAGAGAGACATTGTACCCTATCTGGAATATGCCGAGGCACTGGAGCTACGGTAACATATCTCTGTGGGTTTAACCTAAGTGAACTCACGGACCGGTCCATAGATGAGGACGATTGGTGGAAACTTGCAAAACGATTGATCACTGCAAACCTCTCTAGATCCTGGACTTCGACTCTCAAGTCTGTAATTGTAGTTCCTTTTTCTAGTCTGCAAGAAGAACCAGATTTTCATGAGATCAAACTAGCCCAACTGTGAAACCATTTCAAACTGGAATCAAATACAAGAAGAGAGATCTACAGTTTTTACCCTGCAAAGTCAGTCTCTAGTTTCTTTGTTCTACTAATGAAATCTTCAGCTGCTTTGGAGATGTATTGGTCACTCATTTTTTCAGTTTCCGTTCTCTCAGACAACCTACACAAGAGTGGATCCATTCGAGTCAATACGAAACCTCGAAGTCTAGACATTTCCCAGTATTTCAGGGATAAACAGAAGATATCCTTACGGGTTTAAATTGTTCTGAAGCAAAAAGCCCTCAATCCTGTCAGTAGAAGTGGAGCTACATGCATCTCCTAGCGCAGCTCTAGCAGCAGAATATGCCACAAACTCATAGCTAGTAACTAAAGATTTCACCCTACCAGGAAGGGGACGAAACAGTTGTTGCATGAGTTGTGTTGTATATATAAGCCTTCTCTTTGATCTGATTGGTGGGCCATCCTCAAGTAAAGTCGCAAATTCCACCTGTGAGAACATAAAGCCATCAGCGTATTCAACAACATTGTACAAAGAGACCCTGCAAGAAAATGTGTAATGAGGAAACTCACTTTTTCAGCAAATCGATTAGTTGCTCTGGCCCAATCAACCTCGGCCTCACTGTAAAGAATACAGAAAGGTTAAAATAGTAATGGATATGAAATCTTTTCTAACAATAGAACTCATAAGCCACACACCCGAGAGTCTTAAGCCTCTGGGGACGTTGCATAACTTCTTTACTCCAAGATAAAAGTTCTGATGTGACGTTTTTGCGCTTCTTTGGTTTATAAACCTTTAGAAGTTGGTCAGTAGCACCACAAGGCAATGAGGCAGATGAGAGAGTCTCCACTCCTGGTGTGGAGCCTGATATTTGCTGCATATGAACAATGTAACCAGGATCCGCAGTATTTAATTGCTTTGACGATTGAACAGAATGTAAACCATCATCAGAATTCCCAAGGTTAGAATATCGTTCTCCTATCTTCAAGAGAGTGAATCTCCCTGTATCATTCACGGGTTGCACCAGTCCGTTCTTAAAAGCCTCATATTGACTAAACCTGGATGGAGCTATTTGAGGACTGATTTGTTGATGATCTGATCCAGCCGAGACTGCATGATTCTTGTTGAAGAAACTCTGAGAAATAGTTGGGCCAAACTGCAGCATGCAATTCGCTGAATCTTTGTGATTCAATCCATCCCTAATTAAACCATCAGATCTTGAAGGTGATTGTGTTTCTTTCCCACCAGGCAACACAGACAAATCACGGGCATTCACTTGAGTAAGAGACTCTGGTGAGAATTTTGATCGAAAACTGTCACTTGAATTTTCCTTTCCTGAGTTCCCCATTTCATTTGATTCAGTCATGACTTTACTAACGTTATTACTCGCATATGACTCAAGAATCTGACTGCTGTCCCCAGAATTCAGTTGATGAATAGCTTTCTCCACAGAGTTATTATCCAAATGATGTTGGATATTTTGCTGGATATCCCTCGAAGCTCTAGAATCATCTCCTGCACCATAGCTTGCCCTTTGCATTTGTAGATTTTGAGTAAAATGATTCTTCCGTTCCATCAGAGCAGCTGAGTTTGGATTGGAAGCACCCCTCCAGTTACCAAGTCTATCATCAATGTCCTCATTCTTTCCAATAGAACACGAATTATTCTGCACATCAATACCAGAACTTAAAGATTGAAACATATTTCCAGCCATTTGACTCTGCGGAGTCATTGGCTTCTCCAACAGGCCATGATCTGAAACAATATTTCCTTTGTCTTGCAAATGTTGAACAGTTGAACGGGTTGAATCAGTATGGCCACCAGAAACCTGGGCCCTATTACCAATACGAGAATCTGGATGTGGGGCATTAATGTTGTTAGCCCATACAGATTGCTGTTTACTACCCCATTCATGTACACCTGCGTCATCACTGGCTGTTTCTGCTACAGCAGATTGCATAAGAGCACTCCAACTCCCACTTTGCAAAGAGGGGCATGCATCAAAAAGGTCAGAACTACTGGACATAAGATTTCCTGTCAAGCTCATATCAGTACTGTTTCCAAATGCCTCCCACAAATTGTCATCcgaaccaaacaaaatcttttccTCTGTTGGATCTAATGTTGTCGACTTCTGcaatgtatttatattttcaggCACTTTCATAAATGATTTTTCAGATAGACCAGAACCATCCATCTGACCAAATTCTTCCTGCCCTGAAATATTCTGCTGACCAGAATTATCTTGCtgaaaactttcaaaattagGCCTATCATTTGAACCTGGAACTGATATATGGGAGTACAGATTCTCCTGGTATGTGGATCTAGGGAGCATATGACTGTCACTTTGATTCAGAAATGATGTTGGCTGATTAGTGAGAGAGGAACTCATGTTTGCAGAACCATGCTGTGCAGCTAACATTTTCATCTGAAAGGAAGAAAAGGCATTTTGAGGAGCATCTGTCCCACCAACAGGCATACCGTACAAGGAAGTTTCAAATTGTTGTGCCATTAAGTTTGCATGTCCATGCTCAGGGGTAATCACGAGCCCACTGGATGAACTTTGAACAATTGGCGAGATGCCGCGATGCATCCAGTTTGTATTTCCTGTCATAAGATCTGGTTGCAACCAATTATTAGACGCATCCTGTAGAGGGACACCACTAATCGAAGGATGTGATTGGTTATCACTTGAGAGACTTCCATTGACTGCGTTTGAATGCAAAGAATTGAGCTGCCTGGCTTCTAGCTGTTgcttttgaagttgttgttgaatttgatattCATGCATTTGCTTAGCCATAGCGTGTTGCTTTAGTAGTTGCATATCATTGAATGTCATCTGCTGCCTTGGAAAAGGTTGGATCATGCCAGGGAGCTGATTGTTTAATTGTTGTTGACCACCAAAGAAATCATAGTTAACCGGAGATTCTCCCATATCAAACCTCATAGGAGTTTTATGACGGTCTAGAGTGAATCCACTCCCTGATAACCTATCCCTACTAGATTCTACATCCACTCCCACAAAACTTCCCTCATTTGGAGATGCCTGCAACATAAGGTTTCCATGCATGTAACCAGTTGTGGATTGCTGGTGTTCTCGCAATACACTTCTGGAGTAATCGGACCTCATTGGCTGCTGGGCAAAATTTAAACCATGCTGTGAATTTGAAGATTGTCCTCTCTCAGGATCAACTGGAATAAGCAAAAAGGCTATGTTCAAACTCGGAAAACCAAAGCATAATCCAGCATACTAGGCTCTAAGCTATGAATGGAACATAAATGATATATGTAGAGCATAAGTTGGGGAAGCCCCAGTcacaaaggaaacaaaatgcATACCGGATTGTTGAGTGCTATACGTCTTCAGATTGGCAATAAGTGATGGGTCAATCTGCCTCTGGTTGCTGACTAGACCATTTCTAAAACCGGACCAGCTTCCATCTCCTGCCTGAGGCTGATGGCTGTCTTGGGATAGGCCCTCCTGTCCAAAGAAATTGTGGATCCTCTCTCCATATTCGTTTCCAGGCATAGATTCAGCTCcgataaattattataaatatctGGACCtcgagaagaaacagaaaagagTTCAATATTGTCTCTCCTTCGATCTTATATTcgaatgtaaaaaaaacaaaaaggaacattTTTAACACCTTTTTCCCCCGAGAATTCATGAGCTACTTCCAACTAAGATGCTCCGAAATCCGAATGCTCAAGATTTTCCTGTTAAACAAGCAAAGCAGATACTGTACATTTAAAGTTGAACACacaaagtgaaacaaaaacagtagATACTATTGGTTCACAAGAAAGCTAAAACCCCTACGTCTAAGAAACACTCAGACAAAGTCTACGCTCCAATCAGCTTCTGAAACTATATCACACTCAATATCCACCTGATCTAGTAAACTCGAGAGCTCATTTGCAGTAAATGAaatcaattaacaaaaaataccAGCTAAAATTCCCATTTCTCCGCAATAAACCAGCTGAAATTAAGCTCATATATTAGAAATTTACAGAATTTATTGGAAATCTCGTGAACCTACTTGAGATCAAAACTGCTGCAATACAATTTCACCCCAAATCGAAGCTCTGGTTAAAATGAACATTACCATAACCTAGAATTCAACCACACAGGAGAACGTTCCAGACTTTAATCCTACCGACAGGCTCCACCAATTGgggaatttaaagaaaaaaaagatagggTTTCAACAATGGGAAAGAGAGATGTGAACTTACACTTGTATAACGTTTGGCCGTAAAACAACTGGAAATTTGCTTCTCCGACCTCAATTTCTAAGAAcaagttagggttttttctGAATCCAAGAATTAACGAAATCAggggaagagagagataaagtGATCGAAACTCCAGGTTCGGGTCCGAGAGGTTCGGGTCCACAGCAGATGGCTCGTAGATCCAAAACTCTCTAGTAGAGACGGAGGATTTAGATGAGAGTTGTTGTAGTGTGGGCCAGTGATAAGACAATTATAACTAAACAAATACGACGCCGTATCGATACGTTTCACCATACGATTAAATTGCAATAATTCATGAATCATTGTTATTTAGATAGTCAGATTAAGATATGGATTCACATTTTTTCAACGAATTCATGTTTTGCATTTCAATATTATCTTCTTTACATAAACTAGGGTTGGGCATATGCATAATATAATGCATTACAAAAGTCAGATACGCTTTGTTAACCGAAAGTAGGATACCAGAGGTGATGATGTAATACTATCAGGCCATCAGGGTTTTTGTACTAAACAACTTTTCTTTACTAAAGTACTGTTTACAGATGGGTTTAACTTACAATGTTATGGTGATGCATACGATAATGCTACATATTTAGAGGAAAATCTCCGGCTTTTCAACAAATGGAGGCCTTCACTGATCTCAGGGTTCCGACCAACTAACTCGTGcccacccaaaaaaaaaatgaaagatttgggGCAAGAGATTATATGAAAGCAATGAATGGGGAAGATTGGCCAAAAACTGAATTCTATGGGGATTCATCATTGGTTAGAGCGAGAGACATTGTACCCTGTCTGGAATATTCTGAGGCATTGGAGCTACCGTAACATATCTTTGTGGGTTTATCCTAACTGAATTCAAGGTCCTGTCCATAGATGGTGGGTGGAATTTCGCAAAACGATTGATCACTGCAAACTTCTCTAGATCCTGGACTTCGACTCTCAAGTCTGGAATTG includes:
- a CDS encoding asterix-like protein (unknown protein; CONTAINS InterPro DOMAIN/s: Uncharacterised protein family UPF0139 (InterPro:IPR005351); Has 193 Blast hits to 193 proteins in 75 species: Archae - 0; Bacteria - 0; Metazoa - 130; Fungi - 0; Plants - 52; Viruses - 0; Other Eukaryotes - 11 (source: NCBI BLink).), which produces MSHSHGNASSVNDPRQPSAAKPYIPRPVAPEDLPVDYSGFIAVILGVSGVMFRYKICSWLAIIFCAQSLANMRNLENDLKQISMAMMFAIMGLVTNYLGPNRPATKK
- a CDS encoding uncharacterized protein (unknown protein; FUNCTIONS IN: molecular_function unknown; INVOLVED IN: biological_process unknown; LOCATED IN: chloroplast; EXPRESSED IN: 20 plant structures; EXPRESSED DURING: 9 growth stages; Has 30201 Blast hits to 17322 proteins in 780 species: Archae - 12; Bacteria - 1396; Metazoa - 17338; Fungi - 3422; Plants - 5037; Viruses - 0; Other Eukaryotes - 2996 (source: NCBI BLink).) translates to MSISQFPPPASPSPASSSRSLASSSPSPGSFSSSMRLWRPAAQRNLRNQWSNLSNCRQQWIVACSAGRSHATLLVNSYLSQKYMPMMELGVLSDMFDIDKKALKKLFTQQSSYRIKLLSSYKEMVAVVVEMVNASRSLRCYTKLSTGSLIQFSGTKEDSNDAGDCGGIPVFNFWNVSAFEKMAEELVEMFKREVMLKRLLIMELISLSTEVPQPINNSWSDELYHGEFDHLTKCSLYSMEVAKPVLPRVKDYNIGSSSISHTNQPTAEILQIYLTTWLAEVNIDTHRVDEILALVGEEIRVTF
- a CDS encoding dentin sialophosphoprotein-like protein, producing MPGNEYGERIHNFFGQEGLSQDSHQPQAGDGSWSGFRNGLVSNQRQIDPSLIANLKTYSTQQSVDPERGQSSNSQHGLNFAQQPMRSDYSRSVLREHQQSTTGYMHGNLMLQASPNEGSFVGVDVESSRDRLSGSGFTLDRHKTPMRFDMGESPVNYDFFGGQQQLNNQLPGMIQPFPRQQMTFNDMQLLKQHAMAKQMHEYQIQQQLQKQQLEARQLNSLHSNAVNGSLSSDNQSHPSISGVPLQDASNNWLQPDLMTGNTNWMHRGISPIVQSSSSGLVITPEHGHANLMAQQFETSLYGMPVGGTDAPQNAFSSFQMKMLAAQHGSANMSSSLTNQPTSFLNQSDSHMLPRSTYQENLYSHISVPGSNDRPNFESFQQDNSGQQNISGQEEFGQMDGSGLSEKSFMKVPENINTLQKSTTLDPTEEKILFGSDDNLWEAFGNSTDMSLTGNLMSSSSDLFDACPSLQSGSWSALMQSAVAETASDDAGVHEWGSKQQSVWANNINAPHPDSRIGNRAQVSGGHTDSTRSTVQHLQDKGNIVSDHGLLEKPMTPQSQMAGNMFQSLSSGIDVQNNSCSIGKNEDIDDRLGNWRGASNPNSAALMERKNHFTQNLQMQRASYGAGDDSRASRDIQQNIQHHLDNNSVEKAIHQLNSGDSSQILESYASNNVSKVMTESNEMGNSGKENSSDSFRSKFSPESLTQVNARDLSVLPGGKETQSPSRSDGLIRDGLNHKDSANCMLQFGPTISQSFFNKNHAVSAGSDHQQISPQIAPSRFSQYEAFKNGLVQPVNDTGRFTLLKIGERYSNLGNSDDGLHSVQSSKQLNTADPGYIVHMQQISGSTPGVETLSSASLPCGATDQLLKVYKPKKRKNVTSELLSWSKEVMQRPQRLKTLGEAEVDWARATNRFAEKVEFATLLEDGPPIRSKRRLIYTTQLMQQLFRPLPGRVKSLVTSYEFVAYSAARAALGDACSSTSTDRIEGFLLQNNLNPLSERTETEKMSDQYISKAAEDFISRTKKLETDFAGLEKGTTITDLRVEVQDLERFAVINRFASFHQSSSSMDRSVSSLRLNPQRYVTVAPVPRHIPDRVQCLSF